In the genome of Raphanus sativus cultivar WK10039 chromosome 4, ASM80110v3, whole genome shotgun sequence, one region contains:
- the LOC108836455 gene encoding serine/threonine-protein kinase STY13, with translation MLEGPKFDMLAVGNHHNYDAFTQDFYKKLGEEGTNMSMDSMQTSNAGGSVSMSVDNSSVGSSDALIGHPGLRPMRHPYSLSVGQSVFRPGRVTHALNDDALAQALMDSRYPTQGLANYEEWTIDLRKLHMGPAFAQGAFGKLYRGTYNGEDVAIKLLERPENSPEKAQALEQQFQQEVSMLSFLKHPNIVRFIGACVKPMVWCIVTEYAKGGSVRQFLTKRQNRAVPLKLAVKQALDVARGMAYVHERNFIHRDLKSDNLLISADRSIKIADFGVARIEVQTEGMTPETGTYRWMAPEMIQHRPYTQKVDVYSFGIVLWELITGLLPFQNMTAVQAAFAVVNRGVRPTVPADCLPVLGEIMTRCWDANPEVRPCFAEVVNLLEAAETEIMTTARKARFRCCMTQPMTID, from the exons atgcttGAGGGACCTAAGTTCGATATGCTCGCTGTAGGCAATCACCACAACTACGATGCATTCACCCAAGACTTTTACAAAAAGCTCGGTGAAGAAGGTACAAACATGTCCATGGACAGCATGCAGACGAGTAACGCAGGAGGCTCTGTGTCGATGTCTGTGGACAACAGCAGCGTCGGTTCTAGCGACGCTCTTATCGGCCATCCCGGTCTGAGGCCTATGCGCCATCCCTACTCTCTCTCCGTTGGTCAGAGCGTGTTTCGTCCGGGAAGAGTCACGCACGCGCTTAACGATGATGCATTAGCGCAAGCGTTGATGGACAGTAGATATCCGACGCAGGGACTTGCGAACTACGAAGAGTGGACGATAGATCTGAGGAAACTCCACATGGGACCCGCTTTTGCGCAAGGGGCGTTTGGTAAGTTGTACAGAGGGACTTACAACGGTGAGGACGTGGCGATTAAGCTGCTGGAGAGGCCAGAGAACAGCCCCGAGAAGGCGCAAGCTCTTGAACAGCAGTTTCAGCAGGAGGTCTCTATGCTCTCGTTTCTGAAGCACCCCAACATCGTCAGGTTCATCGGCGCGTGCGTTAAACCGATGGTGTGGTGCATCGTGACTGAGTACGCGAAAGGAGGTTCGGTGAGACAGTTTTTGACTAAGAGGCAGAACCGAGCTGTGCCTTTGAAGCTGGCTGTTAAGCAGGCGCTGGATGTTGCCAGAGGTATGGCTTATGTCCATGAGCGCAACTTTATACACAGGGACTTGAAGTCGGATAACCTCCTCATATCAGCTGATCGGTCCATCAAGATTGCTGATTTTGGCGTTGCGAGAATCGAAGTTCAGACCGAAGGGATGACACCTGAAACTGGGACTTACAGATGGATGGCCCC AGAGATGATTCAGCATAGACCCTACACTCAAAAAGTGGACGTCTATAGTTTTGGGATCGTGCTGTGGGAGCTGATAACTGGTCTGTTACCGTTCCAGAACATGACTGCGGTTCAAGCTGCGTTTGCGGTGGTGAACAGAGGAGTTCGTCCAACGGTACCAGCGGATTGTCTCCCTGTGCTTGGCGAGATCATGACGCGTTGCTGGGATGCAAACCCTGAGGTCCGTCCTTGTTTTGCAGAGGTTGTCAACCTTCTTGAGGCGGCTGAAACCGAGATAATGACGACTGCTAGAAAAGCGCGTTTCAGATGTTGCATGACGCAACCAATGACAATCGACTAG